GAAAGCCCCATGAAAAGCGCGAAAATCATGTGCGCAAGAAATGTCCAGAACAAGAAGTAGATGACGATGATCGCACCCAGCCACGGCAGCTGCCGTGTGCGTTCGTTCCAGACAACCCCGAGGATTGCGCTCCAGTTCAGAGGTTCACCTTTTTCCATCCGCCTGCTGACTTCATAAAGGCCCGCAGCAGCAAATGGCGCGATGAGTGGAAAACCCAGCGATGTTGCAAGGGTCCAGGTGACATGCCCTGCCCCAAGCCAGAGCATCAGAAATCCACCAATCACATAGACGGCGCTGAAGAACAGCCCGAAAGCAGGTGCCTTCCTGAAATCGCGCAAACCCGCCTTAAGGATCAGTGCAAGGTCTGAAATGCGGATTGGATTTATAGCGAGCTGTGCCATGTCAGTCCGAATTGAAGCAGTTGCAGATCGGCATCTTGCCGACCGATGATTTGAAGTCCCATGTGCTGTCCGGGAATCGGCACAGCCAGTGCGGGCAAGCCGATCAAAGAGGCAGGAACGACCACCTCCATCCAGCGGTGATATGTGTCCATCTTGCGCCCTGCGATCTCTTTTGGCCAGTCCCAGCTGATCGGGAAAGGAAAACACTGCGCAGTGGGCAACACCAGCCCGTCATAAATTTCGAAGAGCTTTGATGCTATCGAAAACCAGTTCGACCGGATCAGGCTGGCCCGCTCGACGTCCACAAGTGACAGTGCAAGCCCGCGTTCGACTTCCCAGATCGCTTCGGGCTTGAGTGAATTCCGCGTGCTCTTATCGGTATATAGTGGGCCAAGGTTTTGTGCGACAGACCAGCTACGCAAGGTGATCCACGCGTCCCAAAGTTGTTCGGCGGGAAAAGGTGGTCCAATATCTGCGACGTCATACCCGGACATCGCGGCGGTACAAGTATCAATCACACCCGGCTCCATTGCATAGGCTCCGCCCCAGTCGCCGAGCCATGCCAGCCGCAGCGATCGGCCAGCATTGATCTCTGGCAGTGTCGGTTGTGCCGTGCGACTGAGGGGTTGGCGTGAATCCGGCCCGGACTGAACATCAAGCAGCAGAGCAAGATCAGACGGCGTGCGCGCCATCGGCCCGTTCGTTGCAAGCTGATGCAGATACGTATCGCCGCGCGGTTCGGACGGTACCCTGCCCCACGTCGGTCGCAGCCCATAAACGCCATTCCAGCCTGCTGGGTTACGCAGACTACCCATCATGTCGGACCCGTCGGCAAGCGCAACCATATGGGTTGCAAGCGCGACTGCGGCACCACCGGAAGAGCCACCAGCCGATTTGCCGTGCAGATGCGCATTCTGCGTTTCGCCAAACACTGAATTAAAAGTGTGGCTGCCCAACCCAAATTCAGGTGTGTTGGTTTTTCCAATGATGATCGCGCCTGCATCCTGAATGCGTTGCACCATGATGTCAGAGGTGTCGGGTATCGTTCCCTTGAGCGCAGTTGACCCCATTGACGTTGCGATTCCAGCGACATTGGCAAGGTCTTTTACCGCGAATGGCAATCCATGCAGCGGGCCTTTCTGATCTGTACGGTCCGCCTCTCGCGCCTCATTCAGCAATGCGTCCGCGGCACGCAGTGACACGACCGCGTTGACCACTGGATTGACCTGCGCGATCCGATCGAGGGTAGCTTCCATTAGATCTACGGCGGTCAATTGACCTGACCTAATATCTGCCAAGATGCGAGTGGCGTCTCGGTGTAGAGGATGTTCCATGCGCAAAGCATGCGCTTGTCACAGTCCTGCTGGCAAGAACCAACTCTGAGGCGATATTCAAAGGGTTATGGCGCTAACCGTCCGCTTGCGCGTCTGCCCGGCTTTTGCCGGATACAGCCAAAGCCAGCGTTGCCCCCATCAGTCCATCCAGGTCTCCGTCAAGGACGCCTTTGGTGTCTGAGGTTTCGTAGTTGGTCCGCAGGTCTTTGACCATTTGATAGGGCTGCAGCACATACGAACGGATTTGGTTGCCCCACCCAGCATCACCGGCATTTTCATGGGCTTCGTTTACAAGCGCGGATCGCTTGTCGAGTTCCATTTGATACAGCCGGGATTTCAATGCCTTCATCGCGATATCGCGGTTCTGGTGCTGCGATTTCTCGGAACTTGTAACAACGATTCCCGTTGGGTGGTGCGTGATCCGCACCGCAGAGTCGGTCGTGTTGACGTGCTGTCCACCGGCCCCTGAGGAGCGGTAGGTATCAATGCGGATATCTGCGGGATTGACCTCGATCTCGATGTTGTCATCGACGACCGGATAGACCTTGACGGATGTGAACGACGTATGCCGCTTTGCTGCGCTGTCAAAGGGAGAGATGCGCACTAGGCGGTGTACGCCACTTTCCGATTTCAGCCAGCCATAGGCATTGTGACCGCTGATCTTGTAAGACGCGGATTTGATCCCGGCTTCATCACCCGCGCTTTCCGACTGCAATTCGACCTTATAGCCCTTGCGTTCGGCCCAGCGGATATACATTCGCGCCAGCATCGAAGCCCAATCGCAGCTTTCAGTACCTCCGGCACCGGCATTGATTTCGAGAAAGGTGTCATTGGCGTCGGCCTCGCCGTCCAGCAAGGCTTCCAGTTCCTTTTCTGCCGCCTTGGACTGCAGCTTTGTCAGTGCCTGTTCGGCTTCGGCGACGACTTCGGCGTCGTCCTCCATCTCGCCAAGTTCGATCAGTTCGATGTTATCGGCAAGATCCTGTTTAATCCCTTCATACGTTGCGATTGCATCAACAAGTGTCTGCCGATCGCGCATCAGTTTCTGCGCCGCTTCGGCATCATCCCAAAGGTTCGGATCTTCGACGCGGGCATTGAATTCCTCAAGCCGATGTTGGGCCGTTTCAACGCCCAGACGCTGCGCGAGAAGATCCAGCGATGTCTGGATCGCATCGATCGTGTTTTGAGTTTCTGCGCGCATGGGTGTTTTCCATCAAATGTGGTTCTGCAGGCCGTGATAGCCCGCAGTCGTCGTGTCAGCAAGAATGGTTAGTAAAGGCCGCCCGAAGACAGCGAACCAAAGGTCGCACGCGGTCCAACGGTCGTGGACTGACCCGTTGACGTTGTGATTTGCCGTGTTTGGGCAGACACTTCATCGAACAGCTCAAGATCACCACCCATCGCAAAACCGCCATCGAAGGTAATACCAAAGATCGGCTCTTCGCCGGGACGGAAGCACTCCGCAATCACGTTGGCTCCACTTGCGCTGTCAGGAAGACGTGCGCCCGAGAGTCGATCAATCTTGATAAACTGGCATTCCTCAGGGGCCTCGAAGGGACCACCACCGTATTGCTTGATGGCTTCTGACATGAACTGGTTGAAGACCGGTCCGCAAATTCCGCCACCGGACGCACCGCGTCCCAGACTGCGCGGCGTATCGTAACCGATGAAACACCCGGCCGCGATATTGGATGAAAAGCCTACAAACCACACGTCTTTTGCATCGTTCGTCGTTCCTGTCTTGCCAGCGATCGGCACAGGCAGGTTGACCGCACTGCGCGCGGTCCCGCGTTGGACAACGCCCTGCAACATCGACGTCAACTGATACGCAGTGATTTCATTCATGACCCGTTCGCGGTTCGACGAGATCCGAGGTGCCTGCCCCGCAGCGAGAACGAGCGCACTGCAATCTTCGCAGGTGCGTTGATCGTGCCGATAGATCGTCTCTCCGTTGCGATCCTGAACGCGGTCGACCAGCGTTGGTTCGACGCGCTCGCCACCATTTGCGAACATCGAATAGGCCGCGACCATCTTGAACAGTGTCGTCTCATCGGAGCCAAGCGAGGCGGCCAGCACACGGTTCATGTCATCATATACGCCGAATTTCTCTGCGTAATCCGCAACCACGCCGATCCCGACTTCTTGTGCTAGACGAATGGTCATGAGGTTTCGGGACTGTTCGATACCTGTGCGCAGCGGTGTTGGGCCATAGAACTGGTTGGATGCGTTCTTTGGACGCCAGATCCCCTGCGGCGTGTTAATCTCGATCGGGGCGTCAACCACGATGGTTGCAGGCGAATAGCCAGAATCGAGTGCAGCGGCATACACGAACGGCTTGAAGGCAGAACCCGGCTGACGTTGCGCTTGCGTGGCGCGATTGAAGTTGGAGCTTTGGAAACTGAACCCACCCTGCATCGCAAGAACCCGGCCAGTATTCACGTCCATTGCCATAAACCCGCCGGTGACTTCGGGCACTTGCCGTAAAGTCCAGCGGATGAAAGCACCATCGGTGTCCTGCGTCATGCGCCGCACATGCACAACGTCGCCTGGCGCAAAGTTGTCGAAGAAATTCCCGCGCATCCATTCGATATCGTTACGCGGCACGATCCATGGTTCCGCATCGGATTCGGCCATCCCTTCGATACCGATTTGCAACTGGTTTTCATCGACCGCAAGAACGACGGCAACATGCCAAGGGTTTTCCAGGGCAATGTCGCGAGGCACAACCGTGTTTCCCAAGGCTGCACGCCATGCCGCTTCGCTTTCCAACGCTTCGACCGGGATGGACTTGCCTGTGCCCCGCCATTCGCCAACACTGCGGTCGAAACTTTCAAGGGCCCGTTGCAGCGCATTTTCTGCCTCGACCTGCAAATCAGGGTCGACGGTCGCGCGGATCGAGAATCCGGCGGACGAGAATTGCTCTTCTGACATGCCGAATTGCTGTGTTACGCGGCGACGGATTTCAGCCGTGAAATAATCGCGATCCGGCCGTTCGCTTTGGTAGCTTGGGAAATCACCATTCTGGACGGTACGCAACGGATCGGCCAAAGCTTCATCGTATTCTTCCCGTGTCAAATAGCCGTTCTGATACATCTCGCGCAGGATAAAATTGCGACGGTCAATGGCATCTTCACGGTTTTTGACCGGGTGATAGCTATAGGGTGCCTTCGGATGCACAGCGAGGAACGCGGCCTCTGCCGGTGTCAACTGGGCCAACGGTTTGTTAAAGTAGGAAAGCGCGGCGGCGGTCACACCAAAGCTGCGCACGCCCAGATCGATTTCCGTCAGATAAATCTCAAGGATGCGATCCTTGCTCATCGCCTGCTCGACGCGGGTCGCCAGAATGATCTCCTTGACCTTGCGTTCGACCCGACGCGATCCATCGAGCAATTCGTTCTTCATCACCTGCTGGGTAATTGTGGATGCCCCACGCAGCGTTTCGCCCCGCGATGCGACGGCTTCGAACAACGCAGCGCCAATGCCGCGCGCATCATAGCCTGCATGGGTATAGAAATTCTTGTCCTCGGCAGAAATAAACGCGTGCTTCACCAAGTCAGGGATTTCTTCCGCGGGCGTGAACAAGCGGCGTTCTGCGGCGAATTCGTCCAGAATCTGCCCTTCGCCATCATAAATGCGGCTGAGCGTTTTGGGTGTGTACTGCGCCAAGACCTCATGGCTTGGCAGGTCCTTGCCGTAGACATGAAAAATCCCGCCAAGGATTAGTCCCGCCATCAACGTGCCGAGAGTCAACAGCGAAAAAATGCTGCCAAGGAATGACATAATAAAGCGTAACACAGCTGGTCGGGTCCCAATTCTTGCCGCTTCTACCTACACTTCCGTTTTGGCATCGTCAAAGCCCGCAGTGGAGATTTCGGCCAGTTTACGCCGCCATTTTGATCACTTTTTCAAGGATTTCTCATGACTGCGTTCATCCGTCACTGGCGTATCAACGCATCGCGCGTCGCCTCGTCCACGACCCAGTGTTGCACGGCTTGCAAAAGCGCAGCAACAATCGGTGCGCGACCCTCTGCGGTG
The sequence above is drawn from the Cognatiyoonia koreensis genome and encodes:
- the prfB gene encoding peptide chain release factor 2, coding for MRAETQNTIDAIQTSLDLLAQRLGVETAQHRLEEFNARVEDPNLWDDAEAAQKLMRDRQTLVDAIATYEGIKQDLADNIELIELGEMEDDAEVVAEAEQALTKLQSKAAEKELEALLDGEADANDTFLEINAGAGGTESCDWASMLARMYIRWAERKGYKVELQSESAGDEAGIKSASYKISGHNAYGWLKSESGVHRLVRISPFDSAAKRHTSFTSVKVYPVVDDNIEIEVNPADIRIDTYRSSGAGGQHVNTTDSAVRITHHPTGIVVTSSEKSQHQNRDIAMKALKSRLYQMELDKRSALVNEAHENAGDAGWGNQIRSYVLQPYQMVKDLRTNYETSDTKGVLDGDLDGLMGATLALAVSGKSRADAQADG
- a CDS encoding amidase, with product MEHPLHRDATRILADIRSGQLTAVDLMEATLDRIAQVNPVVNAVVSLRAADALLNEAREADRTDQKGPLHGLPFAVKDLANVAGIATSMGSTALKGTIPDTSDIMVQRIQDAGAIIIGKTNTPEFGLGSHTFNSVFGETQNAHLHGKSAGGSSGGAAVALATHMVALADGSDMMGSLRNPAGWNGVYGLRPTWGRVPSEPRGDTYLHQLATNGPMARTPSDLALLLDVQSGPDSRQPLSRTAQPTLPEINAGRSLRLAWLGDWGGAYAMEPGVIDTCTAAMSGYDVADIGPPFPAEQLWDAWITLRSWSVAQNLGPLYTDKSTRNSLKPEAIWEVERGLALSLVDVERASLIRSNWFSIASKLFEIYDGLVLPTAQCFPFPISWDWPKEIAGRKMDTYHRWMEVVVPASLIGLPALAVPIPGQHMGLQIIGRQDADLQLLQFGLTWHSSL
- a CDS encoding PBP1A family penicillin-binding protein; protein product: MLRFIMSFLGSIFSLLTLGTLMAGLILGGIFHVYGKDLPSHEVLAQYTPKTLSRIYDGEGQILDEFAAERRLFTPAEEIPDLVKHAFISAEDKNFYTHAGYDARGIGAALFEAVASRGETLRGASTITQQVMKNELLDGSRRVERKVKEIILATRVEQAMSKDRILEIYLTEIDLGVRSFGVTAAALSYFNKPLAQLTPAEAAFLAVHPKAPYSYHPVKNREDAIDRRNFILREMYQNGYLTREEYDEALADPLRTVQNGDFPSYQSERPDRDYFTAEIRRRVTQQFGMSEEQFSSAGFSIRATVDPDLQVEAENALQRALESFDRSVGEWRGTGKSIPVEALESEAAWRAALGNTVVPRDIALENPWHVAVVLAVDENQLQIGIEGMAESDAEPWIVPRNDIEWMRGNFFDNFAPGDVVHVRRMTQDTDGAFIRWTLRQVPEVTGGFMAMDVNTGRVLAMQGGFSFQSSNFNRATQAQRQPGSAFKPFVYAAALDSGYSPATIVVDAPIEINTPQGIWRPKNASNQFYGPTPLRTGIEQSRNLMTIRLAQEVGIGVVADYAEKFGVYDDMNRVLAASLGSDETTLFKMVAAYSMFANGGERVEPTLVDRVQDRNGETIYRHDQRTCEDCSALVLAAGQAPRISSNRERVMNEITAYQLTSMLQGVVQRGTARSAVNLPVPIAGKTGTTNDAKDVWFVGFSSNIAAGCFIGYDTPRSLGRGASGGGICGPVFNQFMSEAIKQYGGGPFEAPEECQFIKIDRLSGARLPDSASGANVIAECFRPGEEPIFGITFDGGFAMGGDLELFDEVSAQTRQITTSTGQSTTVGPRATFGSLSSGGLY
- a CDS encoding DUF2189 domain-containing protein → MAQLAINPIRISDLALILKAGLRDFRKAPAFGLFFSAVYVIGGFLMLWLGAGHVTWTLATSLGFPLIAPFAAAGLYEVSRRMEKGEPLNWSAILGVVWNERTRQLPWLGAIIVIYFLFWTFLAHMIFALFMGLSTMTNVTDSLEVFLTPNGLLMIVVELGIGAILAFLLFSLTVVSLPIVLDREVDFVTAMLTSLAVVKQNLVPMLLWAGIIALLSIAALLPMFLGLMIVLPIFGHATWHLYRRALA